In Anaerolineales bacterium, one DNA window encodes the following:
- a CDS encoding lysylphosphatidylglycerol synthase transmembrane domain-containing protein: protein MKKFIVVVILFLGIAVVALSLSELETLLETLQRASLRFFFLAILVQFLWFYTSGRMYQSIFHLLGVHESILTLSRIAVAANFVNVVAPTAGVGGVALFASEARRRGHPAGKATVAAALFLLLDQAAFLVVLALGLIVLFRRNDLDAGEISASLFLFCIALVYAFVLYLGYRSERRLGNLLAKVARAINRVVKFFRKKEYLSEVRAYAFAHEVADGFSGLTEKPSSLMRPILWGIFNKTLLMLILSFCFLSFRVPFSAGTIIAGFSIAYLFLIVSPTPSGIGIVEGVMPLALASLRVNWSQAVVITLTYRAVTFWIPLMVGAWAFRSLHTEASLPQKSTS from the coding sequence ATGAAAAAATTTATTGTTGTGGTGATCCTGTTTCTGGGAATTGCAGTGGTGGCGCTCAGTTTAAGCGAACTTGAAACCCTGCTCGAAACACTCCAGCGCGCGAGTTTAAGGTTCTTTTTCCTGGCGATCCTCGTACAGTTCCTGTGGTTTTACACCAGCGGGCGCATGTATCAGTCCATTTTTCATTTGCTCGGCGTGCACGAATCGATCCTCACGTTGAGCCGCATTGCCGTCGCGGCGAACTTTGTCAACGTGGTCGCACCCACTGCGGGCGTGGGAGGAGTCGCGCTTTTCGCGTCCGAAGCACGCCGCCGCGGACATCCCGCCGGCAAAGCGACCGTCGCCGCTGCGTTATTCCTCCTGCTCGACCAGGCCGCATTCCTGGTCGTCCTCGCACTGGGATTGATCGTGCTGTTCCGCCGCAACGACCTGGATGCGGGCGAAATATCGGCCTCGCTTTTTTTGTTCTGCATTGCGCTTGTGTATGCCTTTGTTCTATATCTTGGTTATCGTTCAGAGAGGAGATTGGGGAACCTGCTGGCGAAGGTCGCGCGCGCGATCAACCGGGTTGTAAAATTTTTTCGCAAGAAGGAATACCTGAGCGAGGTGCGCGCATATGCGTTTGCACATGAAGTTGCGGATGGTTTCTCCGGCCTGACCGAAAAACCGTCCAGCCTGATGCGGCCCATCCTGTGGGGTATTTTCAACAAGACCCTGTTGATGTTGATTTTGAGCTTTTGCTTTTTATCTTTTCGAGTCCCGTTCTCCGCGGGGACGATCATCGCCGGCTTTTCCATTGCCTATCTTTTTTTGATCGTTTCCCCCACACCTTCCGGCATTGGAATTGTGGAAGGTGTCATGCCGCTGGCCCTGGCTTCCCTGCGCGTCAACTGGAGTCAGGCGGTCGTCATCACGCTCACGTATCGCGCAGTCACCTTTTGGATTCCGTTGATGGTCGGCGCCTGGGCGTTCCGCTCATTGCATACCGAAGCAAGCCTGCCGCAAAAAAGCACATCTTAA
- a CDS encoding DEAD/DEAH box helicase, translating into MNTLQPLFDFWKQDADTAPNFAAWRTTPPRAAQTQPFPTDLPAPLRGTLSSRNIHSLYSHQFSAWAYVHANKNIILASGTASGKTLAYNLPVLAEMLQNPEARALYLFPTKALAQDQLSTLQNLTPDTWNLTHAIYDGDTPQSQRPTIRKTARIILSNPDMLHTGILPHHANWGDFFSHLRFIVIDEAHTYRGVFGSHVANVIRRLKRVANFYGAKPQFILASATIGNPKELAEALIEESVELVEDDGSSRGERHFIIYNPPVTDAALGLRKSSLLESVRLASDLFSRDIQSVVFARTRRTVEILLTYLQEFPSPSGRRAGGDGKIRGYRSGYLPHQRREIEQGLRDGSVKTVVATNALELGIDIGGLGAAILVGYPGTIASARQQAGRAGRGDDPAVSVLVASPNPLDQFLAHHPEYFFGRSPEQALVNPNHLLILLEHLRCAMFELPFQQGEGFGSLSWELIEAYLQFLLSNNEAHFSNEKYYWMQDAYPAANISLRSASPKSVVLQATADDGRPTTIGTVDGESAAWMVHPGAIYMHEGQQYFVQDLNLENHIAQLIPVGLDYYTESQQRSEIQVLNETAQAAVPGGGIGYGEIQVTTQVVGFKKLRWFTYENLGEELLDMPPSELQTTGYWLTLSEETLLHLREAGAWTNDPNDYGPNWQKVRATVRKRDQFKCQVCGAVESTRDHDVHHKTPFRTFTSIVEANRLENLTTLCRTCHQKVEQNVRMRSGLGGLGFVLGNLAPLFLMCDAGDLGVYSEPAWSAVDGKPSIVLYDLVPAGIGFSQKLFEIHDELMQRAFELVSHCECEDGCPSCAGPGGENGMGGKIETLAILKELIGAG; encoded by the coding sequence TTGAACACTCTCCAGCCTTTGTTTGACTTTTGGAAACAGGACGCGGACACCGCGCCGAATTTCGCCGCATGGAGGACAACCCCGCCGCGCGCCGCGCAGACGCAGCCCTTCCCGACCGATCTGCCTGCTCCCCTTCGAGGGACATTATCCTCCCGCAACATTCATTCGCTCTATTCCCATCAATTTTCCGCCTGGGCTTATGTCCACGCAAATAAGAACATCATCCTTGCCAGTGGTACAGCCAGCGGCAAGACGCTTGCCTACAATTTGCCGGTGCTCGCGGAAATGCTCCAAAACCCCGAAGCGCGCGCCCTCTATCTCTTCCCCACCAAAGCCCTTGCGCAAGACCAACTATCCACACTTCAAAACCTGACACCTGACACTTGGAACCTGACACATGCCATCTATGACGGCGACACCCCTCAATCCCAACGTCCCACCATTCGCAAGACTGCCCGCATCATATTAAGCAACCCCGACATGCTCCACACCGGTATCCTCCCGCATCATGCCAACTGGGGCGATTTCTTCTCCCATCTCAGATTCATCGTCATTGACGAGGCGCACACGTACCGCGGAGTTTTTGGCTCGCATGTCGCCAATGTCATTCGCAGGTTGAAGCGCGTGGCGAATTTTTACGGCGCAAAACCACAATTCATCCTCGCATCCGCCACGATCGGCAACCCGAAGGAACTCGCGGAAGCACTCATCGAAGAATCCGTCGAGCTTGTGGAGGATGACGGTTCCTCGCGCGGCGAGCGTCACTTCATCATTTACAATCCGCCCGTTACGGATGCGGCATTGGGTTTGCGAAAAAGCAGCCTGCTCGAAAGCGTGAGACTGGCATCTGATTTGTTTTCGCGGGATATTCAATCCGTCGTCTTTGCGCGGACGAGAAGAACGGTGGAAATACTGCTTACCTATTTGCAAGAGTTTCCCTCTCCTTCTGGGAGACGGGCTGGGGGTGATGGGAAAATCCGCGGTTATCGCAGCGGCTACCTCCCGCACCAGCGCCGCGAGATCGAGCAGGGGCTGCGCGACGGCTCGGTCAAAACCGTGGTCGCCACCAACGCCCTCGAACTCGGGATAGATATCGGCGGATTGGGCGCGGCGATCCTCGTCGGTTATCCGGGCACCATTGCCAGCGCGAGACAACAGGCAGGCAGGGCGGGACGCGGGGATGATCCTGCCGTGTCGGTTTTGGTCGCGTCGCCCAATCCGCTGGATCAATTTCTTGCACATCATCCCGAATATTTTTTTGGGAGATCGCCCGAACAGGCGTTGGTGAATCCAAATCATCTGTTGATTTTGCTTGAGCATTTGCGCTGTGCCATGTTTGAACTGCCGTTTCAGCAGGGCGAGGGATTTGGCTCATTGTCGTGGGAATTGATCGAGGCGTACCTTCAATTCCTGCTTTCCAATAACGAAGCGCATTTCTCGAATGAAAAATACTACTGGATGCAGGATGCCTATCCCGCCGCGAATATTTCCCTGCGCTCTGCTTCGCCGAAAAGTGTGGTGCTTCAGGCAACCGCAGATGATGGACGGCCGACGACGATCGGCACTGTGGACGGCGAATCCGCTGCGTGGATGGTCCACCCCGGCGCGATCTACATGCATGAAGGACAGCAGTATTTTGTACAGGACCTCAACTTGGAAAACCACATCGCGCAGTTGATCCCCGTCGGGCTGGATTACTATACCGAATCCCAGCAGCGTTCCGAAATACAGGTGTTGAATGAAACAGCGCAAGCCGCCGTCCCCGGCGGCGGGATTGGGTATGGTGAAATCCAAGTCACCACCCAGGTCGTCGGATTTAAAAAACTGCGCTGGTTCACGTATGAAAATCTGGGGGAGGAACTGCTGGACATGCCTCCCTCCGAATTGCAGACGACCGGCTACTGGCTGACCCTGTCCGAAGAGACCCTCCTGCATCTGCGTGAAGCGGGCGCATGGACCAACGACCCCAACGACTACGGACCCAACTGGCAAAAAGTTCGCGCAACTGTCCGAAAACGGGACCAGTTCAAATGTCAGGTGTGCGGCGCGGTCGAATCCACGCGTGACCATGACGTGCACCACAAAACCCCGTTCCGCACATTCACGTCCATTGTAGAAGCGAACCGCCTGGAAAACCTGACCACGCTCTGCCGCACCTGTCATCAAAAAGTGGAACAGAACGTGCGCATGCGCAGCGGCCTGGGTGGCCTGGGATTTGTGCTTGGCAACCTTGCGCCGCTGTTCCTGATGTGTGACGCGGGCGACTTGGGGGTATATTCTGAACCTGCATGGTCTGCTGTTGATGGTAAACCATCCATAGTTCTGTATGACCTTGTCCCTGCGGGAATTGGTTTTAGTCAGAAATTATTTGAAATCCATGATGAATTAATGCAGCGCGCATTTGAGCTGGTCAGTCACTGCGAATGTGAAGACGGCTGTCCCTCCTGCGCCGGCCCCGGCGGCGAGAACGGCATGGGCGGGAAAATTGAAACACTTGCGATCTTGAAGGAGTTGATTGGCGCGGGATGA
- the chrA gene encoding chromate efflux transporter: protein MKPALEVLTAFLKLGFTAFGGPAAHIGMFRDEFVRRRKWLADEEFLDLLAATNLIPGPNSTEMAIHIGYLRAGWAGMIAGGMGFTLPAMFIVLACAWLYVEYGSMPQAAGLLDGVKPVVIAVILQALFELGRKALKSGGSIALAIACIALYFSGVNEILLLFAGGLIVMLIKNWNRLRGGTISVVLPLLLTPMLAPVSFSMSTLFLIFLKIGAVLYGSGYVLVAFLRADFVERLGWLTEQQLIDAIAVGQITPGPLFTSATFIGYLLGGVPAALIATLGIFLPSYIFVAISSPIIPKLRHSPWAGALLDGVIVASLSLMAAVTFQLGQASLVELPSVILFVLSAALMIRFKVSSTWLIIGGALIGLLFM, encoded by the coding sequence ATGAAACCGGCATTGGAAGTACTCACAGCCTTTCTCAAACTTGGTTTTACCGCCTTTGGCGGTCCCGCCGCGCACATCGGCATGTTTCGCGATGAATTCGTCCGCCGCCGCAAATGGCTTGCGGATGAGGAGTTTCTTGACCTGCTTGCGGCGACCAACCTGATCCCCGGCCCGAACTCCACCGAGATGGCGATTCACATCGGTTATTTGCGCGCAGGCTGGGCGGGGATGATCGCAGGAGGAATGGGCTTCACCCTGCCCGCGATGTTCATTGTGCTTGCATGCGCCTGGTTGTACGTCGAGTACGGCTCCATGCCGCAAGCCGCGGGTCTTCTGGATGGAGTCAAACCGGTTGTGATCGCCGTCATTTTGCAGGCGCTTTTTGAACTGGGACGCAAGGCGTTGAAAAGCGGAGGGAGCATTGCGCTCGCCATTGCATGCATCGCCCTGTATTTTTCCGGCGTGAATGAGATTCTGCTTCTCTTTGCGGGCGGATTGATCGTCATGTTGATAAAAAACTGGAACCGCCTGCGCGGAGGGACGATTTCGGTCGTTCTTCCGCTTCTTCTCACGCCGATGCTTGCTCCGGTTTCATTCAGCATGTCCACCCTCTTTCTGATCTTCCTGAAAATCGGCGCGGTCCTTTATGGAAGCGGTTATGTGCTGGTCGCCTTCCTGCGCGCGGACTTTGTCGAACGTCTTGGCTGGCTGACGGAACAACAATTGATTGACGCGATTGCCGTCGGGCAGATCACGCCCGGTCCGTTGTTCACATCCGCGACCTTCATTGGTTATTTGCTGGGGGGAGTCCCCGCCGCGCTGATTGCCACGCTGGGCATCTTCCTGCCTTCTTATATCTTCGTTGCCATCAGCAGTCCCATCATCCCAAAACTGCGGCACTCCCCCTGGGCTGGCGCTCTGCTGGATGGCGTCATCGTCGCCTCGCTGAGTTTGATGGCGGCGGTCACATTCCAACTTGGGCAGGCTTCACTGGTTGAACTTCCCTCGGTGATATTATTTGTTCTGTCCGCCGCCCTGATGATTCGATTCAAGGTCAGTTCCACCTGGTTGATCATCGGCGGGGCGTTGATCGGCTTGTTATTCATGTGA
- a CDS encoding MFS transporter, with translation MTHRKDIILLFATRIIRMFFYGSLAVILVLYLIEAGLSEKQVGLLFTLTLIGDAGISLWLTTHADRFGRKRTLLIGALLMLGAGLVFVLTKNLFILTFAAIIGVISPNDKEIGPFLAVEQAGLTQLVSDRSRTRLFAWYNLGGSFSSAFGALGSGWLAQYFLSNGWTAFESYRFILIGYALGGFILAIMFLSISPAIEAAQTQNHDKKVLGLHRSRNVVFKLSALFSLDAFAGGLIIQSFMAYWFHAKFGVDTGVLGSIFFGANILAGVSALLAVKLAEKIGLINTMVFTHIPSNILLMLVPLMPTLPLAIGVLLLRFSISQMDVPTRQSYTVAVVAPDERSAAAGVTAIARSVGSALSPSLTGLFFSIPFLFSAPFFFSGGMKIVYDLLLFREFRSVKPPEETHG, from the coding sequence ATGACCCATCGCAAAGACATCATCCTGTTATTCGCCACCCGCATCATCCGCATGTTCTTTTACGGCTCGCTCGCGGTGATCCTCGTGCTGTACCTCATCGAAGCGGGACTTTCCGAAAAGCAGGTTGGTTTGCTGTTCACGCTTACACTGATCGGCGATGCGGGCATCTCGCTCTGGCTCACCACTCATGCAGACCGCTTCGGGCGCAAACGCACGCTGCTGATCGGCGCGTTGCTCATGCTCGGCGCGGGGCTGGTCTTTGTCCTGACGAAAAATCTCTTCATCCTCACGTTTGCGGCAATCATCGGCGTCATCAGCCCGAACGACAAGGAGATCGGTCCCTTCCTTGCGGTGGAGCAGGCGGGGCTGACTCAACTCGTTTCGGATAGATCGCGTACAAGACTCTTTGCATGGTACAACCTGGGCGGGTCGTTTTCGTCCGCATTTGGCGCGCTGGGGAGTGGATGGCTGGCACAGTACTTCCTGTCAAATGGCTGGACGGCATTCGAGTCATACCGCTTCATCCTTATCGGATATGCGCTTGGCGGTTTCATTCTGGCGATCATGTTTCTGAGCATATCTCCCGCCATCGAAGCCGCGCAAACGCAAAATCACGACAAAAAAGTTCTGGGGCTGCATCGCTCGCGGAACGTCGTTTTCAAGCTCAGCGCATTGTTTTCTCTCGATGCTTTTGCAGGCGGACTGATCATACAAAGTTTCATGGCGTATTGGTTTCACGCCAAATTTGGCGTGGATACGGGAGTCCTCGGAAGTATCTTCTTCGGCGCGAACATCCTCGCGGGCGTCTCGGCATTGCTTGCCGTCAAACTCGCAGAAAAGATCGGGTTGATCAACACAATGGTCTTCACGCACATCCCATCCAATATCCTGTTGATGCTCGTGCCGTTGATGCCGACGCTTCCGCTCGCCATCGGTGTCCTGCTGCTGCGCTTCAGCATCTCCCAGATGGATGTGCCCACGCGTCAATCTTACACGGTGGCGGTTGTGGCGCCGGACGAACGTTCCGCCGCAGCGGGGGTGACCGCCATCGCCCGATCCGTTGGTTCCGCCCTTTCCCCGTCGCTGACGGGTTTGTTCTTCAGCATCCCCTTTTTGTTCAGCGCACCGTTTTTCTTCTCCGGCGGAATGAAAATAGTTTACGATTTATTATTGTTCAGGGAATTTCGTTCGGTGAAACCGCCGGAAGAAACGCATGGATAA
- a CDS encoding cytochrome c3 family protein, whose translation MSKKTILILASGVLLLALALAGCAGPVGPQGPQGDPGPAGPPGPAVGAMGAEYVGSAACSECHQELYDTFMMSGHPWKLNKVVDGKQPDYPFAAERGEIPLPEGYTWDDISYVIGGYNWKVRFMDQDGYIITSPKGEAPDAEAHKDYLNQWNYANKDVGKDGGWVLYNSGKKKVYDCGTCHTTGYSAWPPDAHQDDLEGIVGTWAEPGIQCEACHGPGSQHAEEPHGFALQVERSSALCGECHDRGAQEFVDAKGGFIEHHEQYEELFQSKHIAIDCVVCHDPHTGVIQLREAGEQTTRTQCENCHFKQDKYQKHTMDIACIECHMPKIGKNAQGNLDTFTGDIRTHLMAIDPEQIGQFYTVKEGDVEKTYSLSQVGLDYACRHCHNGTFALTDEELIERAKGYHTPEE comes from the coding sequence ATGTCAAAGAAGACAATCTTGATCCTTGCATCAGGTGTTCTATTGCTGGCGCTTGCCCTGGCTGGTTGTGCCGGACCTGTCGGACCGCAAGGTCCACAAGGCGACCCAGGACCTGCTGGTCCTCCCGGTCCAGCGGTAGGGGCAATGGGCGCGGAGTATGTTGGTTCCGCTGCCTGTTCAGAGTGCCATCAAGAGCTTTATGACACCTTCATGATGTCAGGTCATCCGTGGAAATTGAATAAGGTTGTAGACGGTAAACAACCCGACTATCCATTTGCAGCAGAGCGGGGTGAAATCCCCCTGCCCGAGGGCTACACATGGGATGATATTTCCTATGTGATCGGCGGGTATAACTGGAAGGTTCGTTTCATGGACCAGGACGGGTACATTATCACCTCGCCCAAAGGTGAAGCCCCTGATGCCGAGGCGCACAAGGACTATCTAAACCAGTGGAACTATGCCAACAAGGATGTGGGCAAGGATGGCGGCTGGGTGCTGTACAACTCCGGCAAGAAGAAGGTCTATGATTGCGGAACCTGTCACACCACCGGTTACTCCGCCTGGCCCCCAGATGCCCATCAGGATGACTTGGAAGGTATCGTAGGCACTTGGGCTGAGCCTGGGATCCAGTGCGAAGCCTGCCATGGACCTGGAAGCCAGCATGCCGAGGAGCCTCACGGTTTTGCGTTACAAGTCGAACGCTCTTCTGCATTGTGCGGCGAATGTCATGACCGCGGCGCCCAGGAGTTTGTGGATGCCAAAGGCGGCTTCATCGAGCATCACGAGCAATATGAGGAGCTCTTCCAGTCCAAGCATATTGCCATTGACTGTGTCGTGTGCCATGACCCGCATACTGGCGTCATTCAATTGCGTGAGGCTGGGGAGCAGACCACCCGTACCCAATGCGAAAACTGCCACTTCAAGCAGGACAAATATCAAAAGCATACGATGGATATCGCGTGTATTGAATGTCACATGCCCAAGATCGGCAAGAACGCCCAGGGTAATCTCGACACCTTCACTGGCGATATCCGCACCCACCTGATGGCAATCGACCCCGAGCAGATCGGGCAGTTCTACACTGTCAAGGAAGGTGATGTGGAGAAGACCTACTCACTTTCACAAGTGGGTCTGGATTATGCCTGCCGCCATTGTCACAACGGTACCTTTGCCCTGACCGATGAAGAGCTCATCGAACGCGCCAAAGGCTACCACACCCCCGAAGAGTAG
- a CDS encoding response regulator transcription factor: MTKIRILLVDDHDIVRLGLMTLLNDQPDMEVIGEASTAGEGVKMAEKLQPDVVLMDIRLPGEGGIEAAAQITRNTPSCKVVMLTSFADDELVVRAIRAGAVGYVLKQVGNDELLRAIQAAARGEALLDPATTARLLSRVREAERKADEDAFRDLSDREMEVLIHLAKGKTNSEIAALLNLSEKTVGNYVSNMFKKLHMNNRIELAAYAYEHHLFDRMGRED; the protein is encoded by the coding sequence ATGACCAAGATTCGCATTCTCCTTGTAGACGACCATGACATTGTCCGTTTGGGATTAATGACCCTGCTAAACGACCAACCCGATATGGAGGTAATCGGCGAAGCCAGTACAGCAGGCGAAGGCGTCAAAATGGCTGAAAAGCTCCAGCCGGATGTGGTGCTGATGGATATCCGCCTGCCCGGAGAAGGCGGTATCGAAGCCGCCGCGCAGATCACAAGAAACACTCCATCCTGCAAGGTGGTCATGCTTACGTCCTTTGCAGATGACGAACTGGTCGTACGCGCCATCCGTGCAGGCGCAGTGGGATATGTCCTTAAGCAGGTCGGGAATGATGAATTGTTGAGGGCGATCCAGGCAGCGGCGAGGGGCGAGGCGCTGCTGGATCCTGCTACGACGGCGCGTCTATTGTCGCGTGTCCGCGAGGCCGAACGGAAAGCTGACGAGGATGCCTTTCGCGATCTCTCCGACCGGGAAATGGAGGTTTTGATCCACCTTGCCAAGGGAAAGACAAATTCTGAAATCGCCGCGCTCTTGAACCTGAGCGAAAAAACCGTGGGAAATTATGTCAGCAACATGTTCAAAAAGCTACACATGAACAACCGCATTGAACTGGCGGCATACGCTTACGAGCATCATCTGTTTGATCGCATGGGCAGGGAAGATTAA